One segment of Leptospiraceae bacterium DNA contains the following:
- a CDS encoding DUF1998 domain-containing protein, translated as MAELRNYNVGELRSAQILYSYGVGSLIDLPYFSVMLMGLDFWDTRTSKEIEEPRLLQSIRKQYQYATVKKLKFLPMPEGSLDAIPGEQLVGVPVKTFPRWFRCPACHRLSEISPSNIELEADSYKPENSRYAHKSCKQSKGKKYPTALPVRRLVACRNGHMDDFPWSYFVHKGESSCKGPFRWIENGVSGSVDEIVIFCDGCQDSQNLVKAFSNPESLPKCNGKHPHLGKDFVDKECTAELKPIVLGASNSWFSISRSTLSIPGGERELSSIIDLNWDKLSDIESASDIKTVKKFIEGLNLYSDEEIFSEIQKRKTHSEDIVTEGENEKDLKAPEWKILSSSPIKNDKDFKTTIVNTPEGYERYFSRILKVERLREVTALLGFSRLESLGEFGDFEELPATAPISKREIDWLPAIEVKGEGIFFQFKEVELKKWLEKEGLQDLQAKFLKSHEAFRKARNKPEPYSALFPDLRYILLHSFSHAIMRQLSLDCGYSSSSLKERIYSRNEGDGGGAQAGVLIYTSASDSEGTLGGLVRLAEPEFLKRTLDQMKEDMSICSSDPLCSEHEPEANGLAIHGSSCHSCLLAPETACESGNKYLDRKVLVNTIRISDIGFF; from the coding sequence ATGGCTGAGCTTAGAAATTATAATGTGGGTGAGCTACGATCTGCGCAGATATTGTATTCGTACGGCGTAGGCTCTCTGATTGATCTTCCCTATTTTTCTGTGATGTTAATGGGTTTGGATTTTTGGGACACTAGAACTTCTAAAGAAATCGAGGAGCCTAGATTGTTACAGTCAATTCGTAAACAATATCAGTATGCTACTGTAAAGAAACTAAAATTTCTTCCGATGCCAGAAGGCTCTCTCGATGCAATACCAGGAGAGCAGTTAGTTGGTGTTCCTGTTAAGACATTTCCTAGGTGGTTTCGTTGCCCTGCTTGTCATAGGTTATCAGAGATTTCTCCTTCAAATATCGAATTAGAAGCTGATTCTTATAAGCCGGAAAATTCTCGTTATGCGCATAAGTCCTGCAAGCAATCTAAAGGTAAAAAATATCCGACAGCACTTCCTGTTCGTAGGCTTGTAGCTTGCCGAAATGGGCATATGGATGATTTTCCCTGGTCTTACTTTGTGCATAAAGGTGAATCTTCTTGTAAAGGACCTTTTCGTTGGATAGAAAATGGAGTGTCAGGATCAGTCGATGAAATAGTAATTTTTTGTGATGGATGCCAAGATAGTCAAAATTTAGTGAAGGCATTTTCCAATCCAGAGAGTTTACCAAAGTGTAATGGCAAACATCCACATCTAGGAAAAGATTTTGTGGATAAAGAATGTACTGCTGAATTAAAGCCTATTGTGCTTGGTGCTAGTAATTCTTGGTTTTCCATCTCTAGATCAACTTTGTCTATCCCTGGGGGAGAAAGAGAATTATCCTCAATTATTGATTTAAATTGGGATAAACTATCCGATATTGAATCAGCTAGTGATATAAAGACTGTTAAAAAATTCATTGAAGGCTTGAATCTATATTCAGATGAGGAAATATTTTCTGAAATTCAAAAACGAAAAACACATTCAGAAGACATAGTTACAGAAGGTGAAAATGAAAAAGATTTAAAAGCACCTGAATGGAAAATTCTTTCGAGTAGTCCTATTAAAAATGATAAAGATTTTAAGACAACGATTGTAAATACACCGGAAGGTTATGAACGATATTTTTCACGTATTTTAAAAGTAGAAAGGCTTCGAGAAGTAACCGCTCTGCTTGGATTCTCTAGGTTAGAGTCCTTGGGGGAATTTGGGGATTTTGAAGAATTGCCTGCAACAGCTCCTATTTCTAAGCGAGAAATTGATTGGCTTCCTGCTATTGAAGTAAAGGGAGAAGGAATCTTTTTTCAGTTCAAGGAAGTAGAATTAAAAAAATGGTTAGAGAAAGAAGGCTTACAAGATTTACAAGCTAAGTTTCTGAAATCACACGAAGCATTTCGAAAAGCTAGAAATAAACCTGAACCGTACAGTGCTCTTTTTCCGGATTTGCGATATATTCTACTTCACTCTTTCTCTCATGCTATTATGAGGCAGTTGTCTTTGGATTGCGGTTACTCCAGTTCTTCCCTCAAAGAAAGAATCTATTCTAGAAATGAAGGAGATGGGGGTGGAGCACAAGCAGGTGTATTGATTTATACTTCTGCATCAGACAGTGAAGGAACGCTTGGTGGATTAGTTCGATTAGCCGAGCCTGAATTTTTAAAACGAACTTTAGATCAAATGAAAGAAGATATGTCGATTTGTTCTTCTGATCCTCTTTGCTCTGAGCATGAGCCAGAAGCAAATGGTCTTGCTATTCATGGATCGTCTTGTCATTCTTGCTTACTCGCTCCCGAAACTGCCTGTGAGAGTGGTAATAAATATTTAGATAGAAAAGTGTTAGTGAATACCATTAGGATTTCTGATATTGGCTTTTTCTAA
- a CDS encoding helicase, which translates to MSTPTPLQIRKELLSLVHKDLLGPANGNDEEVKEDNLLSRYLVGKIAPRNERIDEDEEENDVGAEGAKSNETEKSEKLAFPKFGFYPSSIGMSFTIDGKEKAFLVSAEWGQYERKASDGIYLKENKEPEQVWKRLHVNTPRDIEIVLEDKKSYSLPLQPYINPNIKLEVTIRKVTDGDWFISLFLVNTTDATALGTKSAARTPAWIFQPVLRAKGIGGKAVFTKKTINKSELGISPSTLQEEKIQEINYRNLREFGVGHGVAVAVKHSVKPDCAYEIETDFLPEYIVPQVESTNSKVNAKLEGLVLGMKELSELPSVALSKNLHQLVDTYKDWIDTLRKRSKDSSEDLESYQKTIGWILSDCTSALTRMKEAISLIEENPQAREAFQFANKSMYLQRIHTIYSQSIKKKEKKSLGEIENTLTPEWRLFQLAFILINLPGLTDLNHSDRSESSSAIADLLWFPTGGGKTEAYLGLTAYTFAIRRLQGNIENHVGEFGVAVIMRYTLRLLTLQQFQRASALVCATEVIRREDSSKWGHEPFRIGLWVGQGTTPNYTKDAATAINNKKGQGYNPSKGSPFQLTNCPWCGTILTHNEYEARPYAEMEARTFVRCPNYECDFSDKKSDREGIPILLVDEEIYRRLPTLLISTVDKFAQMPWKGTVQMLFGHVDAYCERHGFITSHTEDSKKGHTKTGSLPAATVNGHSLLRPPDLIIQDELHLISGPLGTLVGLYETAVDELCSWTVNGKKVRPKVIASTATIRQASEQIEKLFIRTAKVFPPPGIDVKDNFFAIQKEETQEEASGRLYLGICPVGEKMKVSLIRVYVVFLSAAKLLHDKYKTADTYMTLVGYFNSIRELGGMRRLVDDDVKARLREMESRGLTKRFINALEELTSRISAEDIPKILDRLEVPFKENGAIGIDVLLATNMISVGVDVNRLGLMVVAGQPKSTSEYIQATSRVGRNSPGIVCTVYNWVRPRDISHFERFRYYHSTFYKNVEALSLTPYSLRALDRGLTGVLVSIIRQSSHIYNENISAGTFLKENALVKQAFRVVLERAMRLNPESAPEIETMIQDRLELWEKLIRDNQSLPLGYKKKKKEELRPLLIQPEEVIKGLNITKLQQEKFTCLNSLREVEPGIGLILQGDEQ; encoded by the coding sequence ATGTCAACACCCACCCCCTTACAAATCCGAAAAGAATTACTTTCTTTAGTTCATAAAGACTTATTAGGTCCGGCTAATGGCAACGACGAAGAGGTTAAGGAAGATAATCTGCTTAGTCGCTATTTAGTGGGAAAGATTGCTCCTCGAAATGAAAGGATTGATGAGGACGAAGAAGAAAATGATGTAGGTGCAGAAGGGGCAAAGTCGAACGAGACAGAAAAGAGTGAGAAGTTAGCCTTTCCTAAATTTGGTTTTTATCCTTCTTCGATAGGTATGAGTTTTACTATTGATGGGAAGGAAAAAGCATTTCTTGTTTCTGCCGAGTGGGGACAATATGAACGGAAAGCAAGCGATGGAATTTATCTAAAGGAAAACAAAGAGCCAGAGCAAGTATGGAAGAGACTCCATGTAAATACTCCAAGGGATATTGAAATTGTTTTAGAGGATAAGAAATCTTATTCGCTTCCTTTACAACCTTATATAAATCCGAATATAAAGTTAGAAGTCACGATTCGAAAAGTTACTGATGGAGATTGGTTTATCTCTCTGTTTTTGGTAAATACTACAGATGCAACTGCATTAGGAACAAAATCTGCTGCGAGAACTCCTGCCTGGATATTTCAGCCTGTGTTACGAGCAAAAGGAATTGGCGGCAAAGCGGTATTTACCAAGAAAACAATCAATAAGAGTGAGCTTGGAATTTCCCCTTCTACTTTACAAGAAGAAAAGATTCAAGAAATCAACTATCGAAATTTGAGAGAGTTTGGTGTTGGTCATGGAGTCGCTGTTGCTGTTAAGCATTCTGTTAAGCCTGATTGTGCTTATGAAATAGAAACAGATTTTTTACCGGAATACATTGTCCCCCAAGTAGAAAGCACAAACTCGAAAGTAAACGCAAAGCTAGAAGGTTTAGTTCTTGGAATGAAAGAACTTTCGGAATTGCCATCAGTAGCGTTGAGTAAGAATTTACACCAACTTGTAGATACTTATAAAGATTGGATAGATACCTTACGTAAAAGGTCAAAGGATTCTTCCGAAGACTTAGAATCGTATCAAAAAACCATTGGCTGGATTTTATCGGATTGTACATCGGCTCTTACTAGAATGAAAGAAGCTATTTCGCTTATCGAAGAAAATCCGCAAGCTAGAGAAGCATTTCAGTTTGCTAATAAGTCCATGTATCTACAGCGGATACATACGATTTACTCCCAGTCTATTAAGAAGAAAGAAAAGAAGAGTCTAGGCGAAATTGAAAATACCCTTACACCTGAGTGGAGACTCTTCCAGTTAGCATTTATTCTAATCAATCTTCCAGGACTTACCGATCTCAATCATTCAGATAGAAGTGAATCAAGTAGTGCAATTGCTGATCTACTTTGGTTCCCTACTGGTGGTGGTAAGACAGAAGCCTACTTGGGATTAACCGCTTATACGTTTGCGATTCGTAGACTGCAAGGTAATATTGAAAACCATGTAGGTGAATTTGGAGTAGCGGTTATCATGCGTTATACGCTTAGGCTTTTAACACTACAGCAATTTCAAAGAGCATCGGCTTTGGTTTGTGCTACAGAGGTGATTCGTAGAGAGGATTCTAGTAAATGGGGACATGAACCGTTTCGAATTGGGCTTTGGGTGGGACAGGGGACTACTCCGAATTATACGAAGGATGCAGCAACTGCTATCAATAACAAAAAAGGACAAGGTTACAATCCAAGTAAAGGCTCTCCCTTTCAATTAACCAATTGCCCTTGGTGTGGAACAATTCTCACGCATAATGAATATGAAGCGCGACCTTATGCTGAAATGGAAGCACGCACTTTTGTTCGTTGTCCGAATTATGAATGTGATTTTTCAGATAAGAAAAGTGATAGAGAAGGAATTCCTATTCTACTAGTAGATGAGGAAATCTATAGAAGACTTCCTACACTTTTAATTTCTACCGTAGACAAATTTGCTCAGATGCCCTGGAAGGGAACTGTGCAGATGCTATTTGGTCATGTGGATGCTTACTGTGAGCGACATGGGTTTATTACTTCCCATACAGAGGATAGTAAAAAAGGTCATACAAAGACAGGCTCTCTTCCTGCGGCTACGGTTAATGGTCATTCACTGCTAAGACCTCCTGATCTGATAATACAAGATGAATTGCACTTAATCAGTGGACCTTTAGGAACGTTAGTTGGTTTATATGAAACTGCTGTAGATGAATTGTGCTCTTGGACTGTGAATGGAAAAAAGGTGCGCCCTAAAGTAATTGCTTCTACTGCTACTATACGTCAGGCGTCAGAGCAAATAGAAAAATTATTTATACGAACTGCAAAAGTATTTCCTCCGCCCGGGATTGATGTAAAAGATAATTTCTTTGCGATTCAAAAAGAAGAAACGCAAGAAGAAGCTTCGGGAAGACTTTATCTTGGAATTTGTCCTGTTGGGGAAAAAATGAAAGTTTCTTTGATAAGAGTCTATGTAGTATTTTTATCAGCAGCAAAACTATTGCATGATAAATATAAGACTGCTGATACTTACATGACGCTAGTTGGTTATTTTAATTCGATTCGGGAATTAGGTGGGATGCGTCGTCTTGTAGACGATGACGTAAAAGCAAGACTTAGAGAAATGGAGAGTCGTGGTTTAACTAAAAGATTTATCAATGCTTTGGAAGAATTAACCTCTCGTATATCAGCAGAAGATATTCCTAAGATTTTAGATAGATTAGAAGTTCCATTTAAAGAAAATGGTGCTATTGGAATAGATGTTCTACTTGCGACGAATATGATTTCAGTTGGAGTAGACGTGAATCGATTGGGGCTAATGGTAGTTGCCGGTCAGCCAAAATCTACTTCTGAATACATTCAGGCAACTAGTCGAGTAGGCAGAAATTCGCCTGGAATTGTATGCACAGTTTACAACTGGGTGCGACCCAGAGATATTTCTCATTTTGAAAGATTTAGATATTATCATTCTACATTTTATAAAAACGTGGAAGCTCTGTCCTTAACTCCTTATTCTTTGCGAGCATTAGATAGAGGTTTGACGGGAGTATTGGTATCTATTATCCGCCAGTCTTCTCATATCTATAATGAAAATATTTCTGCAGGAACTTTTTTAAAAGAAAATGCACTTGTTAAGCAAGCCTTTCGAGTAGTTTTAGAGCGTGCGATGCGATTAAATCCTGAATCTGCACCAGAAATTGAAACTATGATTCAAGATAGACTGGAGCTTTGGGAAAAATTAATTAGGGATAATCAAAGTCTACCGCTCGGATACAAAAAGAAGAAAAAGGAAGAGTTGAGACCACTTTTAATTCAACCGGAAGAGGTTATAAAAGGTTTGAATATTACAAAACTACAGCAAGAAAAATTTACCTGTTTGAATTCCCTTAGAGAAGTAGAGCCGGGAATTGGACTTATTCTACAGGGAGACGAACAATAA